One genomic window of Candidatus Minimicrobia sp. QA0096 includes the following:
- the ftsH gene encoding ATP-dependent zinc metalloprotease FtsH, translating into MAVKMPQRNGKNRISQILRFGLFWAIIIFVALIFYATLFPASNLKDVALSDVVRRANDGKIAQLEVQGNDIKITPKDQSKPTEHSVKESSSIYEQGLNKDAKVEVKVIPPSTTGETMWNLAVMVVPVLIVVVFFMFMMRQAQGQNNQAMGFGKSKARLYGQDKEKVLFTDIAGNDNAKQDLQEVVDFLKHPKKYKDLGAKIPKGVLLVGNPGTGKTMLARAVAGEAGVPFFSISGSEFVEMFVGVGASRVRDLFSKAKKNAPCIIFIDEIDAVGRKRGSGMGGGHDEREQTLNQILVEMDGFDGETNVIVLAATNRADVLDPALLRPGRFDRRVNITLPERKDREAILKVHFKKKPTDETVDLDKLAAKTAGSSGADLANMANEAAIIAARRNKKKISNDELTEAFERVAIGPERKTKIMNDHEKELTAYHEAGHAIVGHVLPDSDPVHKVTIIPRGGTGGVTWFLPPEDKSYTNVYEFKDILARAMGGRIAEQLIYGDDGITTGAGSDLRKATEIARDMVIEQGMGKGLRDQVFHEDNGGLMFDKMTRERPYSDETAKMIDEEVAQLITEAKHRAMLVLKENRSFLDKLAEALLKEETLEESEVDEILKGTKLPKEAKLHS; encoded by the coding sequence ATGGCTGTTAAGATGCCTCAAAGAAATGGAAAGAATAGAATAAGTCAAATTTTACGATTTGGATTGTTTTGGGCAATTATAATTTTTGTAGCGTTAATTTTTTACGCAACACTCTTCCCTGCGTCAAATCTTAAAGATGTAGCTTTGTCTGATGTAGTGCGTCGAGCAAATGACGGTAAAATTGCTCAATTGGAGGTTCAAGGAAACGATATTAAGATTACTCCAAAGGATCAATCAAAACCTACCGAGCATTCAGTCAAGGAATCTAGTAGCATTTATGAGCAGGGCTTGAACAAGGATGCTAAGGTTGAGGTGAAGGTTATTCCACCATCCACAACCGGCGAAACCATGTGGAACTTGGCTGTTATGGTCGTGCCTGTGTTGATTGTCGTGGTGTTCTTTATGTTTATGATGCGCCAAGCTCAGGGCCAAAATAATCAAGCTATGGGATTTGGTAAGAGCAAGGCTCGCCTGTATGGACAAGATAAAGAAAAGGTTCTGTTTACGGATATCGCTGGAAATGATAACGCCAAGCAAGATCTGCAGGAAGTTGTTGATTTTCTTAAGCATCCGAAGAAATATAAAGATTTGGGTGCAAAGATTCCAAAAGGCGTATTGTTAGTCGGTAATCCAGGTACAGGTAAGACGATGCTAGCTCGTGCTGTTGCCGGTGAGGCTGGCGTGCCATTCTTCTCGATCTCCGGTTCTGAATTTGTGGAAATGTTTGTTGGTGTTGGTGCTAGCCGAGTACGAGACCTATTCTCTAAGGCTAAGAAAAATGCGCCGTGCATTATATTTATTGACGAGATTGATGCCGTGGGTCGTAAGCGTGGTTCTGGTATGGGTGGCGGTCATGATGAACGCGAGCAAACTCTGAACCAGATTTTGGTGGAGATGGATGGATTTGATGGCGAAACGAACGTTATTGTTTTGGCGGCAACCAACCGAGCGGATGTTTTGGACCCAGCTTTACTTCGCCCTGGACGATTTGACCGACGTGTGAATATTACATTACCAGAGCGTAAAGATCGTGAGGCAATTCTGAAAGTTCACTTTAAGAAAAAGCCGACTGACGAAACTGTTGATCTTGATAAATTGGCGGCAAAAACTGCTGGCTCATCTGGTGCGGACTTGGCAAATATGGCTAATGAAGCTGCAATTATTGCCGCTCGTCGCAACAAGAAGAAGATCTCAAATGACGAATTAACTGAGGCGTTTGAGCGTGTGGCAATTGGTCCAGAGCGCAAGACCAAAATAATGAACGATCACGAGAAAGAACTAACTGCTTATCACGAAGCTGGCCACGCAATTGTTGGTCACGTCTTGCCTGATTCCGACCCAGTCCACAAGGTTACGATTATTCCGCGCGGCGGTACTGGTGGAGTAACGTGGTTCTTGCCGCCAGAAGATAAGAGCTACACAAATGTTTACGAGTTTAAGGATATTTTGGCTCGGGCAATGGGCGGACGAATCGCTGAGCAATTGATTTACGGCGACGACGGAATTACCACTGGCGCTGGTTCGGATTTGCGAAAAGCGACTGAAATTGCCCGTGATATGGTGATTGAGCAAGGAATGGGCAAGGGCTTGCGCGATCAAGTATTCCATGAAGATAACGGCGGCTTGATGTTCGATAAGATGACCAGAGAGCGTCCGTATTCTGATGAGACTGCGAAGATGATTGATGAGGAAGTCGCGCAATTGATTACCGAAGCTAAACATCGTGCAATGTTGGTATTGAAAGAGAACCGTTCGTTCCTTGATAAGTTGGCCGAGGCTCTACTAAAGGAAGAAACTCTGGAAGAATCTGAGGTTGACGAGATTCTTAAAGGCACTAAATTACCAAAAGAAGCTAAACTGCATTCGTAA
- the tilS gene encoding tRNA lysidine(34) synthetase TilS, whose amino-acid sequence MRYIIAVSGGIDSVVLLDLMSRTEKDLVVAHFDHGIREDSASDARFVEALADRYKIQFVCRREKLGADASEELARQRRYEFLRGVATDFDGVIVTAHHRDDIIETVAMNLKRGSRWRGLAGMSDSQIVRPMNGWTKQRIYEYAIRQKLEWCEDETNQSDLYQRNKFRRKINRELDEYQKLGVYEVWRKQRELRGEIEQEIEKFDGEVLSRYFLTMIDDNVAQELLYYYVLRHYDVSLLGSQLERMLIAIKTGKAGSCWQVGGGIVMKLTLRSVIIKRV is encoded by the coding sequence GTGAGATATATTATCGCAGTCAGTGGTGGGATTGATTCGGTAGTTTTGCTGGATTTGATGTCACGAACGGAAAAAGATTTGGTGGTCGCTCATTTTGACCACGGAATTCGTGAAGATTCGGCGAGTGATGCTAGATTTGTCGAGGCTTTAGCTGATAGATATAAAATACAATTTGTTTGTCGGCGCGAAAAGCTAGGGGCTGATGCCAGTGAAGAATTGGCGCGCCAAAGGCGTTATGAATTTTTGCGTGGCGTGGCGACGGATTTTGATGGCGTGATAGTGACGGCACATCACCGAGATGACATTATTGAAACTGTAGCAATGAACCTTAAGCGTGGCTCCAGGTGGCGAGGCTTGGCGGGGATGAGTGATAGTCAAATAGTTAGGCCGATGAATGGTTGGACAAAGCAGAGAATTTATGAATATGCGATTCGCCAGAAATTGGAATGGTGTGAAGACGAGACGAATCAAAGCGACTTGTATCAGAGGAATAAATTTAGGCGTAAGATAAATCGTGAGCTTGATGAATATCAGAAGCTTGGAGTGTATGAGGTGTGGCGAAAACAGAGAGAATTAAGAGGAGAAATTGAGCAGGAAATAGAGAAGTTTGATGGAGAAGTGCTTAGTCGGTATTTTTTGACGATGATAGATGATAATGTCGCACAAGAATTACTATATTATTACGTTTTACGACATTATGATGTGTCGTTACTGGGTTCTCAATTGGAGCGTATGCTAATTGCTATAAAAACTGGAAAAGCTGGCTCTTGTTGGCAAGTTGGCGGCGGCATTGTGATGAAATTGACGCTAAGAAGTGTTATAATAAAGAGAGTTTGA
- a CDS encoding dihydrolipoyl dehydrogenase family protein → MSQKPTFDYDYIVIGSGAGGSPAANILASAGKKVAVVEKSTFGGESPNWGDVPTGFLTHALNVYQTAKDAAKFGLRTNLVGYNYPSLLSWKDKVVKRTGAGGNRYYYEKQGISVFAGNAHFLSPNEIAINRRHLSARKFLIATGSDWQIPEIPGLNAVSYYTLKTIFSLKRPPKTMFIVGAGATALELAHVFSTLGTKVYVAEKSSRILSTFDPEIGTLITNDAKNRNISILARTKIIAIQKSSIQKRVIFLQGRIEKSVRVDEILIADQQLPATDLGLENAGVKYTENGILVNSYLQTSARHIFAAGNVTDANIQTHTALAQSRIAAHNLLHNNKIKFNDSPRLQVAFTQPEIAQIGMNEYDCKVKGISAKIAIVPLTTTVRSNITDQRIGFVKLIVDKKRVVVGGTIAGPHASDMAAELALAVRHKITSEELASTPHCFTSWSEAVRIAAGKLL, encoded by the coding sequence ATGTCGCAAAAACCAACTTTTGACTATGACTATATCGTAATTGGTAGTGGCGCTGGCGGTTCACCTGCAGCCAACATATTAGCAAGTGCCGGAAAAAAAGTTGCTGTTGTAGAAAAATCAACATTCGGCGGGGAATCACCAAACTGGGGAGATGTACCAACTGGATTTTTAACTCATGCTCTTAATGTTTATCAAACAGCCAAAGATGCCGCTAAATTTGGGCTGCGCACTAACTTGGTTGGGTATAATTACCCTTCTCTGCTCTCCTGGAAAGACAAAGTTGTAAAGAGAACTGGAGCTGGCGGCAATCGATATTATTACGAAAAGCAAGGCATTAGTGTTTTTGCTGGCAATGCACACTTCTTGAGTCCGAACGAAATAGCCATCAATCGAAGACACTTGTCCGCTCGCAAATTTCTCATTGCAACTGGATCTGATTGGCAAATTCCAGAAATACCTGGGTTAAATGCCGTTTCTTATTACACTCTAAAAACTATTTTTAGCTTGAAGCGCCCACCAAAAACCATGTTCATTGTTGGCGCGGGAGCTACAGCACTAGAATTGGCGCATGTCTTCTCCACCCTGGGAACGAAAGTTTACGTAGCAGAGAAATCGTCCAGAATATTATCAACATTTGACCCAGAAATCGGCACTTTGATTACGAATGACGCAAAAAATCGCAATATTTCAATCTTAGCTCGCACTAAGATTATCGCTATACAAAAATCGTCTATACAAAAGCGCGTCATTTTTCTGCAGGGGCGAATAGAGAAATCTGTACGCGTTGATGAGATTCTAATTGCCGACCAACAATTGCCTGCGACAGATTTAGGCTTAGAAAACGCTGGCGTAAAATATACCGAAAATGGCATTTTGGTTAATTCTTACCTGCAAACTTCCGCTCGGCATATTTTTGCCGCAGGAAATGTAACTGACGCCAATATCCAAACTCACACAGCTTTAGCGCAGAGTCGTATTGCGGCTCATAATTTGCTACATAATAATAAGATTAAATTCAATGATTCCCCACGCCTACAAGTTGCATTTACTCAGCCAGAAATAGCTCAAATTGGAATGAATGAATATGATTGTAAGGTGAAAGGAATAAGCGCAAAAATAGCAATTGTTCCGCTCACGACTACCGTACGCAGCAATATTACCGACCAGCGAATAGGTTTTGTGAAATTGATCGTTGATAAGAAGCGAGTTGTCGTAGGCGGAACGATCGCCGGACCGCACGCTAGCGATATGGCAGCCGAGCTAGCCCTGGCCGTTCGACATAAAATTACCAGCGAAGAACTAGCGTCCACTCCGCATTGTTTTACTTCTTGGTCAGAAGCCGTGCGAATTGCCGCTGGAAAACTTCTATAA
- a CDS encoding ADP-ribosylglycohydrolase family protein: protein MKKNSQAQLQGMLFGLAIGDALGAPIEHGYTSDEIVARKEELRHMHDEAHFPRGVWTDDTSMALCLADSLLECGGYDSWNVMDKYCKWQSEGYRSYFDYGEGIGMQTLIMLDMYASGHAIFHKTMNRSDGAGNGVVMRLAPVVIAAYGKRDIRDVIRLAQVSARETHYSYEAEAAAEVFAAILHNAIHLKDKAEIVDVSKYSTGAHYDQLLNKLKERVDTDKLKNKPGYVVYTLQIALWGFMSYDTFEDGMLAVMCLGGDVDTTMAVYGQLAGACYGLNAIPNEWRRDVYQGNDIIELADKLAAMDDCPVLYTRFEEDVT from the coding sequence ATGAAGAAAAACTCTCAAGCACAGCTCCAGGGTATGTTATTCGGCTTAGCTATAGGCGACGCCCTCGGTGCGCCTATCGAACACGGCTACACAAGTGATGAGATTGTCGCTCGTAAAGAAGAATTGCGTCATATGCACGATGAAGCACACTTTCCTCGTGGTGTCTGGACAGACGATACTTCTATGGCGTTATGTTTAGCAGACAGTTTACTGGAGTGTGGCGGCTATGATTCGTGGAACGTTATGGATAAGTACTGTAAATGGCAATCAGAGGGCTATCGTTCGTATTTTGACTATGGCGAGGGCATTGGTATGCAGACGCTTATCATGCTGGATATGTATGCTAGCGGTCACGCTATTTTTCACAAAACGATGAATCGGAGCGATGGTGCTGGCAACGGTGTCGTGATGCGTCTTGCACCAGTCGTGATAGCTGCCTACGGCAAACGAGATATCCGTGACGTGATACGGCTTGCTCAAGTTTCCGCTAGAGAAACACATTACTCCTATGAGGCTGAAGCTGCTGCTGAAGTGTTTGCTGCCATACTACATAACGCTATCCATCTAAAAGACAAAGCAGAGATTGTAGATGTTAGTAAGTATAGTACCGGCGCACACTACGACCAGCTGCTGAACAAGCTAAAAGAGAGAGTTGATACGGATAAGCTCAAGAATAAGCCAGGTTATGTCGTATACACCCTCCAGATAGCTTTATGGGGTTTTATGAGCTATGACACATTTGAGGATGGGATGTTGGCAGTTATGTGCCTAGGCGGCGACGTTGATACGACCATGGCAGTGTACGGGCAATTAGCTGGTGCATGCTATGGACTTAATGCAATACCGAACGAATGGCGGCGTGATGTTTATCAAGGGAATGATATTATTGAACTAGCGGATAAACTAGCCGCAATGGACGATTGCCCTGTCCTGTATACACGGTTTGAGGAAGATGTAACTTAA
- the murC gene encoding UDP-N-acetylmuramate--L-alanine ligase, producing the protein MRIYFSGIGGVGIGPLSRIALEAGYDVCGSDKSPSLITNELESAGIPISFDQSGAFLQSEHDKSPFDWFIYTAALPENHPELVLARKLGIKTSKRDELLAQIIADKNLKLIAVAGTHGKTTTTSMLIWTMEQLQIPVSYSVGSTLSFGPSGTFDKNSQFFVYECDEFDRNFLHFSPEISLITSVDYDHPDTYPTKESYLDAFREFGKKSKKVIAWQENSAIFDEKNLTILHDSNKNIALPGEHNRKNATLVIEALRHIGVDAEESEIYQAINSFPGSGRRFEKLAENLYSDYGHHPVEIQATLQMAKELSNDVVLVYQPHQNVRQHEIIGQYTDGIFRDANEIYWLPTYLTRENPDLSTLTPQQLAKNIDKEKVHFAELDDNLWQEITAARSSGKLVLCMGAGTIDGWIRERLAKN; encoded by the coding sequence ATGCGAATTTATTTTTCAGGAATCGGCGGCGTTGGCATCGGACCACTGAGTAGAATTGCTTTAGAGGCTGGATATGACGTTTGCGGCTCCGACAAATCACCAAGTCTAATCACAAACGAATTAGAGTCAGCCGGAATTCCTATTTCTTTTGACCAATCTGGCGCGTTCTTGCAATCAGAACACGATAAATCACCATTTGATTGGTTTATTTACACCGCTGCCTTACCGGAAAATCACCCAGAATTAGTCTTGGCGCGAAAATTAGGCATAAAAACCAGCAAGCGTGACGAATTGCTGGCGCAAATAATCGCCGATAAAAACCTGAAACTTATCGCGGTCGCTGGCACCCACGGAAAAACCACAACAACGAGCATGCTAATCTGGACAATGGAGCAATTGCAAATTCCTGTCAGTTATTCTGTGGGTTCAACTTTAAGTTTTGGACCAAGCGGAACGTTTGATAAAAATAGCCAATTTTTCGTATACGAGTGCGATGAATTTGATCGCAACTTTTTGCATTTTTCTCCAGAAATCAGCCTTATCACATCTGTTGATTACGACCATCCAGACACATATCCAACAAAAGAATCCTACTTAGACGCTTTCCGTGAATTCGGTAAAAAATCTAAAAAAGTTATCGCGTGGCAAGAAAATTCCGCCATATTTGATGAGAAAAATCTAACAATCTTGCACGATTCCAATAAAAACATCGCTCTGCCCGGCGAGCATAACCGAAAGAACGCTACTTTGGTGATCGAAGCTTTGAGGCATATCGGAGTGGACGCGGAGGAGTCAGAAATATACCAAGCAATAAACTCCTTCCCCGGCTCAGGACGGCGTTTTGAAAAGCTCGCCGAAAATCTATACTCTGACTATGGACATCACCCAGTTGAAATTCAAGCAACACTACAGATGGCTAAGGAGTTGTCAAACGATGTAGTCCTAGTTTATCAGCCACACCAAAATGTTCGCCAGCACGAGATAATTGGTCAATACACTGATGGTATTTTCCGTGATGCCAATGAAATTTACTGGCTGCCAACTTATTTAACTAGGGAAAATCCAGATTTATCAACCTTAACACCGCAACAACTTGCTAAAAATATCGACAAAGAAAAAGTTCATTTTGCCGAATTAGACGATAATTTATGGCAAGAAATAACCGCAGCAAGAAGCTCTGGAAAGCTCGTCCTGTGCATGGGCGCTGGCACAATCGACGGATGGATTCGCGAGCGATTAGCTAAAAATTAG
- a CDS encoding nucleoside triphosphate pyrophosphohydrolase family protein, producing the protein MQFNDYSTKAISTLTDKDSHKYGDVDARLMAQILGLSGESGEVMEKFKKILRDKNGEISENDRDAIIKELGDVLWYVNSIAHLLGCSLEEVARRNNDKLLSRQSRGKIHGSGDDR; encoded by the coding sequence ATGCAATTTAACGATTATTCAACTAAAGCAATTTCTACCTTAACAGATAAAGATTCTCATAAATATGGTGATGTTGACGCCAGATTGATGGCACAGATATTGGGATTAAGTGGTGAATCTGGCGAAGTCATGGAGAAATTTAAGAAAATCCTACGTGATAAAAATGGCGAGATCTCGGAGAACGACCGCGACGCAATAATAAAAGAGCTTGGTGACGTGCTTTGGTATGTCAATTCTATAGCGCATTTGCTTGGTTGCAGTTTAGAGGAAGTGGCTCGCAGAAATAATGATAAACTGCTCAGCCGCCAGAGTCGGGGGAAGATCCACGGCAGCGGTGATGATCGCTAA
- the trmB gene encoding tRNA (guanosine(46)-N7)-methyltransferase TrmB codes for MSFVDPNQFIITRKRKKYKFALFHNSPLCFEFDEWVKREVDCLEIGAGTGLFSVELALRHPEKTFLAIDVKGDRLQKGAKIAEENGLENVFFVRARADQIDQLVEQNSLEQIWVTFPDPFPRKHSAGRRLTHPNFLKKYSSLLKSDGSLLIKHDDHNFFCWSLEQLVAEKWQIKELSFDLHESALSDEYKIMTTYEQRWIGEGKTINFVRVTR; via the coding sequence ATGAGTTTTGTCGATCCGAATCAATTTATTATCACCAGAAAACGTAAGAAGTATAAATTCGCTTTGTTCCACAATTCGCCGCTATGCTTTGAGTTTGATGAATGGGTGAAGCGGGAAGTCGATTGTTTGGAAATCGGTGCTGGAACTGGACTGTTCAGCGTGGAGCTTGCGCTGCGCCATCCTGAAAAAACGTTTTTAGCAATTGACGTTAAAGGTGATCGATTACAGAAGGGCGCGAAAATTGCTGAAGAAAATGGGCTGGAGAATGTGTTTTTTGTTCGAGCGCGGGCTGACCAAATAGACCAATTAGTGGAGCAGAATTCTTTGGAGCAAATTTGGGTAACATTTCCTGATCCGTTTCCGAGGAAGCATAGCGCTGGGCGCCGCTTGACTCATCCTAATTTTTTGAAGAAGTATTCTTCATTGCTAAAATCGGACGGATCTTTATTAATCAAACACGACGATCACAATTTTTTCTGTTGGAGCTTGGAGCAATTGGTGGCAGAAAAATGGCAAATTAAAGAGTTGAGTTTTGATCTTCATGAATCCGCGCTAAGTGACGAATATAAAATAATGACGACGTACGAACAAAGGTGGATTGGTGAAGGAAAAACTATTAATTTCGTAAGAGTTACGCGCTAA
- a CDS encoding mechanosensitive ion channel family protein, producing the protein MDKLIKQFLDSSTLGQWLHGNNFGWLISERIIDTVSIIIGSVFVYFLGKYLLSWTIHYSIRSTAKHRSWHRKDIEKREKTLIQLTRSFWQIIIIFYVAAIVANKLFLFDLSPLFASAGIIGVALGFGAQSLVKDFLSGIFIIAENQYRVGDVVDVMGAAGTVERVGTRTTVIRDSEGNVHYVPNGTIQHVINKTMGYSMSRFSIYIDPSSDISAVTDIINATGQELAKEKAWQKKIIDPPKFVSVGDITGRGTELIIAGKTQPSDQWSVTSEMRHRLLQNFDREGVLLATLPTPTSITRR; encoded by the coding sequence ATGGATAAGCTTATAAAACAGTTTTTAGATTCTTCTACGTTAGGTCAATGGCTGCATGGCAACAACTTTGGCTGGTTAATTAGTGAGCGCATTATCGACACAGTCAGCATTATTATCGGCTCTGTTTTTGTTTATTTTCTGGGGAAATATTTATTATCTTGGACTATACATTATTCTATACGCTCCACCGCTAAACATCGTTCCTGGCACCGTAAAGACATAGAAAAGCGCGAAAAAACCCTCATCCAATTAACCAGAAGTTTCTGGCAAATCATAATAATTTTCTATGTCGCCGCAATTGTCGCCAATAAACTATTCCTATTTGATTTATCGCCTCTATTCGCCAGCGCTGGTATAATCGGTGTGGCATTAGGATTTGGTGCTCAATCACTTGTTAAAGACTTCTTATCCGGTATCTTCATCATCGCCGAAAATCAATATCGTGTTGGCGATGTTGTTGACGTAATGGGAGCCGCTGGAACCGTCGAGAGAGTCGGCACTCGCACTACTGTTATACGAGATTCTGAGGGTAATGTTCATTATGTTCCAAATGGCACGATTCAGCATGTTATCAATAAAACTATGGGCTATAGTATGTCGCGCTTCAGCATTTATATCGACCCAAGTTCTGACATTTCTGCAGTTACAGACATCATTAACGCTACTGGTCAAGAATTGGCTAAAGAAAAGGCTTGGCAAAAGAAAATTATCGATCCGCCTAAATTCGTTTCCGTTGGTGATATTACTGGACGAGGAACAGAATTGATCATCGCTGGAAAAACTCAGCCATCCGATCAGTGGTCTGTTACCTCTGAAATGCGACATCGATTGCTACAAAACTTTGATCGTGAAGGAGTTCTTCTGGCGACCCTGCCGACCCCAACCTCAATAACCAGAAGATAA
- a CDS encoding YtxH domain-containing protein has translation MKKVLAIIGAVAAGFTAGILTAPKSGKETRKDLKDKAVKMKADTEKVACKATAAAKDSLSSLKAGSQKVGDAVAETAKDVKGNVEKRFK, from the coding sequence ATGAAAAAAGTTTTAGCAATTATCGGAGCAGTAGCAGCAGGTTTTACAGCTGGAATTTTAACTGCACCAAAGAGCGGCAAGGAAACAAGGAAAGACTTGAAGGATAAAGCTGTAAAAATGAAAGCCGACACTGAAAAGGTGGCTTGCAAAGCGACTGCCGCAGCAAAAGACAGCTTAAGTTCGTTAAAAGCTGGTTCTCAGAAAGTTGGAGATGCTGTAGCAGAAACCGCAAAAGACGTTAAGGGTAACGTCGAAAAACGTTTCAAGTAA
- a CDS encoding VIT1/CCC1 transporter family protein — protein sequence MVMRDFFKRYIPEFVYGAVDGTVTTFAVVAASAGAGISSSVILILGIANLIADGFSMGSSAYLAASAEHEESVRDSQKRSSPKIIGAVTFLAFVVVGSVPVLPYLIDVIANLKAPNAVLFYVSSALTAATFLAIGFIKGKVSKQSPWQSAGITLLLGAIAAGLAYFAGDILAAWLGIRI from the coding sequence ATGGTTATGCGAGATTTTTTCAAACGATACATACCGGAATTTGTTTATGGCGCGGTTGACGGCACGGTAACAACATTTGCAGTCGTGGCGGCTTCAGCTGGTGCTGGAATATCTAGTTCAGTAATTCTTATATTAGGAATTGCCAATTTAATAGCCGACGGTTTTTCAATGGGATCTAGTGCATATTTAGCAGCCAGCGCTGAGCACGAAGAGTCCGTTCGCGACAGCCAAAAACGCTCATCCCCAAAGATCATAGGCGCAGTAACGTTCTTAGCTTTCGTGGTGGTCGGTAGCGTACCAGTATTGCCATATTTGATTGACGTAATTGCAAACTTAAAGGCGCCAAACGCGGTATTATTCTATGTTAGCTCGGCGCTAACTGCGGCAACGTTCTTAGCAATCGGCTTCATCAAGGGCAAAGTCAGCAAACAATCACCTTGGCAGTCTGCAGGAATTACATTACTCCTTGGGGCGATTGCAGCAGGGCTAGCCTACTTTGCGGGCGACATTTTGGCGGCCTGGCTGGGGATTAGGATCTAG
- a CDS encoding CAP domain-containing protein — protein MKKVIVIAVIVALTIGVGGGVWLKTRLDAQAAAGVAQEQKQEQPKSKYDVGPADPAELLELVNAERQRVGVAPLEFDESVQRSAQLKANDMITKDYRQHIIPGLGDMYTQEMRYLIYQRAKCSHSSENYYTGAYHPKSDVFVSTSREAFNGWMSSKPHREAIQDPKYKKTGFGVSTNNTTLVAVQHFCQI, from the coding sequence ATGAAAAAGGTTATAGTCATTGCCGTCATTGTGGCGCTTACGATAGGCGTTGGCGGTGGAGTATGGCTAAAGACCCGTCTGGATGCTCAGGCAGCTGCTGGAGTAGCTCAGGAGCAGAAACAGGAACAACCGAAGAGTAAGTATGATGTTGGTCCAGCAGATCCTGCTGAGTTATTAGAGCTAGTTAACGCTGAACGCCAGCGTGTAGGTGTGGCGCCGTTGGAGTTTGATGAAAGCGTGCAAAGGTCAGCTCAGCTCAAGGCAAATGATATGATCACCAAAGACTATAGACAGCATATCATACCTGGGCTAGGTGATATGTACACACAAGAAATGCGCTATCTAATATATCAACGGGCTAAATGCTCTCATAGTAGTGAAAATTATTATACTGGCGCATATCATCCAAAGTCAGATGTTTTTGTATCGACCAGTAGAGAAGCATTTAACGGATGGATGAGTTCTAAGCCCCACAGAGAAGCTATACAAGATCCTAAGTACAAAAAGACGGGATTTGGTGTTAGCACCAACAACACAACCCTAGTAGCAGTCCAGCACTTCTGCCAAATCTAA